In Trichoderma breve strain T069 chromosome 4, whole genome shotgun sequence, the following proteins share a genomic window:
- a CDS encoding sugar transporter domain-containing protein, producing MVGNNEEYWVPENYDNMSAGTYLATRFSSLKPPMLNLPNPWKLLRMLNRQQWAFFAIAFWAWTWDAFDFFTVSLTVADLAKQFDKQTTDITWGITLVLMFRSVGAILFGVAADRYGRKWPFIVNNLLFIALELGTGFCNTYKQFLACRALFGVAMGGLYGNAAATALEDCPQEARGIISGMLQQGYAFGYLLAAAFARGLVNTTSHGWRPLFWFGACPPVLFIAFRLMMPETQTYRERERMRIEAGQNRSNDESVGKVFIKEGKVAVKRHWILLTYLVLLMAGFNFMSHGSQDLYPTMLTNQLGFSADKVTVTQVVANLGAMTGGTIVGFVSQSVGRRFSIIICCIVGGALLYPYTFVHDTSIMAAAFFQQFCVQGAWGVIPIHLMELSPGAFRTFVVGTAYQLGNLVSSASSTIEARIGERFPLPPTASGTKRYDYGKVICIFMGCVYAYVLVLTFLGPEQLRKSFDVAYDHDAAEVAGWDDKPKAVHDEEFDTKARDSTAEKRATEEV from the exons ATGGTAGGGAATAATGAGGAATACTGGGTTCCCGAGAACTACGACAACATGTCGGCTGGCACCTACCTGGCCACGCGGTTCTCGTCGCTCAAGCCGCCCATGCTCAACTTGCCCAACCCGTGGAAGCTTCTGCGCATGCTCAACCGCCAGCAATGGGCCTTTTTCGCCATTGCCTTTTGGGCCTGGACGTGGGACGCCTTTGACTTCTTCACCGTGTCTCTGACCGTTGCGGACCTCGCCAAGCAGTTCGACAAGCAAACCACAGACATTACCTGGGGCATTACGCTCGTGCTCATGTTCCGATCCGTCGGCGCCATCCTCTTTGGTGTTGCTGCCGATCGCTACGGTCGCAAGTGGCCCTTTATCGTCAACAACCTGCTGTTTATCGCCCTGGAACTG GGAACTGGCTTCTGCAACACATACAAGCAATTCCTCGCCTGTCGCGCCCTGTTTGGCGTTGCCATGGGTGGTTTGTACGGAAATGCTGCCGCCACCGCTCTGGAAGATTGCCCGCAAGAGGCTCGCGGTATCATTAGCGGTATGCTCCAGCAAGGT TATGCCTTTGGAtatctcctcgccgccgccttcGCTCGTGGACTTGTCAACACCACTTCTCACGGATGGCGCCCTCTGTTCTGGTTCGGCGCCTGCCCGCccgtcctcttcatcgcctTCCGTCTGATGATGCCCGAGACTCAGACATACCGTGAACGTGAGCGCATGCGTATCGAGGCCGGCCAGAACAGAAGCAACGACGAATCTGTTGGCAAGGTCTtcatcaaggagggcaaggtGGCCGTTAAGCGTCACTGGATCCTGTTGACCTaccttgttcttctcatggctggcttcaacttcatgaGCCACGGTAGCCAGGATCTGTACCCTACCATGCTTACGAACCAGCTGGGATTCAGTGCCGACAAGGTCACCGTGACACAGGTCGTTGCTAACCTGGGTGCCATGACTGGTGGTACCATTGTCGGCTTCGTGAGCCAGTCTGTGGGCCGTcgcttcagcatcatcatctgctgcatTGTCGGCGGTGCTCTGCTCTACCCCTACACCTTTGTGCACGACAcatccatcatggccgctgCTTTCTTCCAGCAGTTCTGCGTGCAGGGCGCTTGGGGAGTCATTCCCATCCACTTGATGGAGCTGTCTCCCGGTGCTTTCAGGACCTTTGTCGTCGGTACCGCTTACCAGCTCGGTAACCTGGTGTCTTCGGCCTCTTCTACCATCGAGGCGCGCATTGGCGAGCGCTTCCCCCTGCCGCCCACAGCCTCTGGCACCAAGCGCTACGACTACGGCAAGGTCATTTGCATCTTCATGGGCTGCGTCTACGCCTACGTCCTGGTCCTGACCTTTTTGGGTCCCGAGCAGCTTCGCAAGAGCTTCGACGTGGCTTACGACCACGACGCTGCCGAGGTTGCTGGCTGGGATGACAAGCCCAAGGCTGTGCACGACGAGGAGTTTGATACCAAGGCGCGGGACTCCACCGCGGAGAAGCGAGCTACTGAAGAGGTTTAA
- a CDS encoding haloacid dehalogenase-like hydrolase domain-containing protein — translation MAPRTDFPPVRACLFDMDGLLLDTEDIYTLCINLILDKYSRPSLPWSIKAQLQGRPGPQANKIFLEWAQLPITAEEFAAENAVLHQKLFPGTKPLPGVPELLTSLVRTQQPGVETPAVHIALATSSHMGNFKLKTNHLADLFSVFPDNRRVVGDDTRLTPGRGKPLPDIFLLALKTINDSLPEGEAPIKPEECLVFEDSVPGVEAGRRAGMRVIWCPHPMLKKEYAGREEEVLAGRTGEAGQVDLHQVGELGDGWSEYLVSLENFPYEKYGMVIPPVKA, via the exons ATGGCTCCCCGAACCGA CTTCCCTCCCGTGAGAGCCTGTCTCTTCGACATGGACGGCCTCCTTCTCGACACCGAGGACATCTACACTCTCtgcatcaatctcatcctgGACAAGTACTCTCGCCCCTCCCTGCCCTGGTCCATCAAGGCCCAGCTCCAGGGCCGTCCTGGCCCACAAGCCAACAAGATCTTCTTGGAATGGGCCCAGCTCCCCATCACGGCAGAGGAATTCGCAGCTGAGAACGCTGTCCTGCACCAGAAGCTCTTCCCTGGCACCAAGCCTCTGCCAGGCGTCCCTGAGCTGCTCACCAGCCTGGTCCGAACTCAGCAGCCTGGTGTTGAGACACCCGCGGTGCACATTGCCTTGGCCACGAGCTCGCACATGGGCAACTTTAAGCTCAAGACGAATCACCTCGCTGAtctcttctctgtcttcCCCGACAATCGACGTGTTGTGGGTGATGACACTCGTCTCACTCCTGGTCGTGGAAAGCCTCTCCCGgacatcttcctcctcgccctcaagACCATCAACGATTCGCTGCCTGAGGGAGAGGCCCCCATCAAGCCGGAGGAATGCCTCGTCTTTGAAGATTCCGTCCCCGGCGTCGAAGCTGGCCGCCGTGCTGGCATGCGTGTCATCTGGTGCCCTCACCCTATGCTCAAGAAGGAGTACGCTGGCCGTGAGGAGGAAGTCTTGGCTGGCCGAACTGGTGAGGCAGGACAAGTCGACCTGCACCAGGTCGGGGAGCTGGGCGATGGCTGGTCCGAGTACCTTGTTAGCCTGGAGAACTTCCCCTATGAGAAGTACGGCATGGTGATTCCTCCCGTTAAGGCTTGA